The following coding sequences are from one Candidatus Binatia bacterium window:
- a CDS encoding alpha/beta fold hydrolase: MIIIVHGYDGSGPGHWQRWLEEELRQRGVPVVFPDLPAPAAPQKDQWVATLADVASAAAGAPITFVCHSLGCWAVDHLFTERGLFGAQAALLAAPPSPYLLFGPVDSFLPPPCRREVWAPLAARTLLVGGDNDELSTSEELEDIAHKLGVGTRIIPGAGHINLASGHGPWLFALEWLEAVGAI, encoded by the coding sequence ATGATCATCATCGTACACGGCTACGACGGTTCGGGGCCGGGGCACTGGCAGCGCTGGCTCGAGGAGGAACTGCGGCAGCGCGGAGTGCCTGTTGTCTTTCCTGATCTTCCGGCACCGGCGGCACCACAGAAGGACCAGTGGGTGGCCACGCTCGCCGATGTCGCTTCCGCCGCAGCCGGTGCACCGATCACCTTCGTTTGTCACTCGCTGGGCTGCTGGGCCGTGGACCATCTGTTCACTGAGCGTGGCCTTTTCGGGGCACAGGCCGCACTCCTCGCCGCACCCCCATCGCCCTACTTGCTCTTCGGGCCGGTCGACAGTTTCCTTCCCCCGCCGTGCCGGCGAGAGGTGTGGGCACCGCTTGCCGCCCGCACCCTTCTGGTCGGCGGCGACAATGACGAACTCTCCACGTCCGAGGAATTGGAAGATATCGCGCATAAGCTCGGGGTGGGCACCCGCATCATCCCCGGTGCCGGGCACATCAACCTCGCCTCCGGCCACGGCCCGTGGCTGTTTGCGCTGGAGTGGCTCGAAGCCGTGGGTGCGATCTGA